A single genomic interval of Acidovorax sp. 1608163 harbors:
- a CDS encoding Crp/Fnr family transcriptional regulator: MHRPENKLLRQLPQAARQQLLGHCELCELSLSTELSVRGQPLRHAYFPTEGFLSLVIDVDSHPALEVGMLGAESMLGSELVLGLAATPWRALVQGAGAGWRIGTNDLRAQCDALPSLQKLLQACLLVRLHQQTLAAACQRYHLIAPRLARWLLMSQDRSRTESFHLTQEFMALMLGVRRVGVTEAASLFQDSGLISYHRGELTVLNRKALEAEACSCYAADKDIYQRLMHVGA, translated from the coding sequence ATGCACCGCCCTGAAAACAAACTCCTTCGCCAGCTGCCGCAGGCGGCACGCCAACAACTGTTGGGCCACTGCGAGCTGTGTGAACTGTCGTTGTCCACCGAGCTGAGTGTGCGCGGGCAGCCGCTGCGCCACGCTTACTTTCCGACCGAGGGGTTTTTGTCACTGGTGATTGATGTGGACAGCCACCCCGCGCTGGAGGTGGGCATGCTGGGGGCCGAAAGCATGCTGGGCTCAGAGCTGGTGCTGGGGCTGGCCGCTACCCCCTGGCGGGCGCTGGTGCAGGGCGCGGGGGCTGGCTGGCGCATTGGGACCAACGACCTGCGTGCGCAATGCGATGCCCTGCCCTCCCTGCAAAAGCTGCTGCAGGCCTGCCTGCTGGTGCGGCTGCACCAGCAAACGCTGGCTGCGGCGTGCCAGCGCTACCACCTGATTGCACCGCGCCTGGCCCGCTGGCTGCTGATGAGCCAGGACCGCTCACGCACCGAGAGCTTTCACCTCACACAAGAGTTCATGGCCCTGATGCTGGGCGTGCGCCGCGTAGGGGTGACGGAGGCCGCCAGCCTGTTCCAGGACAGCGGGCTGATCTCGTACCACCGGGGAGAACTCACCGTGCTCAACCGCAAGGCCCTGGAAGCCGAGGCCTGCAGTTGCTATGCGGCAGACAAAGACATCTACCAGCGCCTGATGCACGTGGGTGCGTAG
- a CDS encoding PAS domain S-box protein: MLDQFFISKAQAYPLLWAQHNPWLVALSVAMAMLASVLALQMAALARRADVGFTRQLARGSGALALGGGIWSMHFIGMLAFAVCARGRFDAVTTVLSMLPSVLASWVALGLLMRREVGRMALVAGGVFVGAGIGAMHYIGMAASEWAPVMRYDPWGFAASVLVAVLLAIVALWVRFGLERAVRWRRQRLNWAAGAVMGLAIAGMHYTGMAALRFIDAPDEPELLAASAGSTPLALAIAGVAVVIGLLVVAINAGLRYRQMFMKVRQSESRLRAIADTAADGIVMIDARGLVQSFNAAAERILGWHPSEVVGQNVSMLMPEPDRSRHDGYLQRYLRGQGGSIVGSSSREVQALRRDGSTVPIRLSVGRVRLDGDPVFVGFIGDLSQRRAMEQELQRSEQRLRSLMGNIPGVTFRCSYDADWTMLFISDAVTALTGWQPQDFLEGRVNFTQLTLPEEVPRLWEEVSAAIAQRRPYHVEFRLLDRQGRVRSVSESGRPVVGDDGEVQWIDGVIMDMTVFKERNAEFESTVRAIDRALAVVEFDLQGNVLTANTNFRELMGYRLDEIVGQHHRMFCEPAYAQSAAYTEFWQQLRDGKLDGGEYQRLGKGGRRIWIQATYNPIFDAQGQPFKVVKFATDLSERRAMEQELRAAKERAEQAAAARSTFLANMSHEIRTPMNAIIGFTEALLDTPMEPQQRRHLGTVQHAARSMLRLLNDILDTAKLEKGAVELEIADFSLQEVCEQILASLRIHAAKKQLELQCLATEQVPAYLRGDALRLQQVLLNLLGNALKFTQQGHVLLRLDYQDGSLVMEVEDTGIGIAAQHLDRIFDPFAQADASTTRQFGGTGLGTTISRQLVELMGGTIGVRSTLGVGTTFTVRLPLPTGQATEAVATPSHAAQLPPLRVLAVDDVPANIELLQIQLHRGRHQVTVARDGEEAVQAYAQGRFDVVLMDLQMPGMDGLEATRRIRTFEQARRRKPVPVIALSASVLEQDRRNARAAGMDGFASKPLEPARLFREIARVLNLQPDAASDWGALTAAAALSSPAVAPAPQAQGVIDWERGTRLWGQRALLRDAIARLVGEHEATPATLQALVAQRDLDSARALAHRLRGAAANLALVPLQTLAQRIEEAARALDRTALVPLVAALPAAMRAVQQALASEADAAAAPAPGVGQHAPLAPAQRAQALAAAQALAQALARSELAQPPLDVLAQLLPGDAMERLQEAIDTFDFDQALVQLQQLRTHWIDEPTETPA, encoded by the coding sequence ATGCTGGACCAATTTTTCATCAGCAAAGCGCAGGCCTACCCCTTGCTATGGGCGCAGCACAACCCCTGGCTGGTGGCGCTGTCGGTGGCGATGGCGATGCTGGCCTCGGTGCTGGCGCTGCAAATGGCCGCCCTGGCGCGCCGGGCCGATGTGGGGTTCACCCGGCAACTGGCCCGGGGCTCGGGGGCCCTGGCGCTGGGCGGAGGCATCTGGTCCATGCACTTCATTGGCATGCTGGCCTTTGCGGTGTGCGCCCGGGGGCGGTTCGATGCAGTGACCACCGTGCTGTCCATGTTGCCCAGCGTGCTGGCTTCGTGGGTGGCGCTGGGGCTGTTGATGCGCCGTGAGGTGGGCCGCATGGCGCTGGTGGCGGGTGGGGTGTTTGTGGGTGCGGGCATTGGGGCCATGCACTACATCGGCATGGCGGCATCGGAGTGGGCCCCCGTCATGCGCTATGACCCTTGGGGCTTTGCCGCATCGGTGCTGGTGGCGGTGCTGCTGGCCATTGTGGCGCTGTGGGTGCGCTTTGGGCTGGAGCGCGCGGTGCGCTGGCGCAGGCAGCGCCTGAACTGGGCGGCGGGCGCGGTGATGGGCCTGGCGATTGCGGGCATGCACTACACCGGCATGGCCGCCCTGCGCTTCATCGATGCCCCGGACGAACCCGAGCTGCTGGCAGCCTCTGCCGGAAGCACGCCGCTGGCGCTGGCCATTGCGGGCGTGGCGGTGGTCATCGGGCTGCTGGTGGTCGCCATCAACGCTGGCCTGCGCTACCGCCAGATGTTCATGAAGGTGCGCCAGAGCGAATCGCGCCTGCGGGCCATTGCCGACACCGCAGCAGACGGCATCGTGATGATCGACGCGCGGGGGCTGGTGCAGTCGTTCAATGCGGCGGCCGAGCGCATCCTGGGCTGGCACCCCAGCGAAGTGGTGGGGCAGAACGTGTCCATGCTCATGCCCGAGCCCGACCGCTCGCGCCACGATGGGTACCTGCAGCGCTACCTCCGCGGCCAGGGCGGCAGCATTGTGGGCTCCAGCAGCCGCGAGGTGCAGGCCCTGCGGCGCGATGGCAGCACCGTGCCCATCCGCCTGTCGGTGGGGCGTGTGCGGCTCGATGGTGACCCGGTGTTTGTGGGCTTCATCGGCGATCTGAGCCAGCGCCGTGCCATGGAGCAAGAGCTGCAACGCAGCGAACAGCGCCTGCGCTCCTTGATGGGCAACATCCCCGGGGTGACGTTTCGCTGCAGCTACGACGCGGACTGGACCATGCTGTTCATCAGCGATGCCGTGACGGCCCTGACCGGCTGGCAGCCGCAGGACTTTCTGGAGGGGCGCGTCAACTTCACGCAGCTCACCTTGCCCGAAGAAGTGCCCCGCCTGTGGGAAGAAGTGTCGGCCGCCATCGCGCAGCGCCGGCCCTACCACGTTGAATTTCGCCTGCTGGACCGCCAGGGCCGTGTGCGCTCGGTGTCTGAAAGCGGTCGCCCCGTGGTGGGCGACGATGGCGAGGTGCAGTGGATCGACGGCGTGATCATGGACATGACGGTCTTCAAAGAGCGCAACGCCGAGTTTGAAAGCACCGTGCGCGCCATTGACCGCGCCCTGGCGGTGGTGGAGTTCGACCTGCAAGGCAACGTGCTCACGGCCAATACCAATTTTCGCGAACTCATGGGCTACCGGCTGGACGAAATCGTGGGCCAGCACCACCGCATGTTCTGCGAGCCGGCCTATGCGCAAAGCGCCGCCTACACCGAGTTCTGGCAGCAACTGCGCGATGGCAAGCTGGACGGTGGCGAATACCAGCGCCTGGGCAAAGGCGGGCGGCGCATCTGGATCCAGGCCACCTACAACCCCATCTTCGACGCGCAGGGCCAGCCCTTCAAGGTGGTGAAATTTGCCACCGACCTGAGCGAGCGCCGCGCCATGGAGCAAGAGCTGCGCGCCGCCAAAGAGCGTGCCGAACAGGCCGCTGCCGCGCGCAGCACCTTCCTGGCCAACATGAGCCACGAAATCCGCACGCCCATGAACGCCATCATCGGCTTCACCGAAGCGCTGCTCGACACCCCCATGGAACCCCAGCAGCGCCGCCACCTGGGCACGGTGCAGCATGCGGCGCGCTCCATGCTGCGTTTGCTCAACGACATTCTGGACACCGCCAAGCTCGAAAAAGGTGCGGTCGAGCTGGAGATTGCCGACTTCTCGCTGCAGGAGGTGTGCGAGCAGATTCTGGCTTCGCTGCGCATCCATGCCGCCAAGAAGCAGCTGGAGCTGCAGTGCCTGGCCACCGAGCAGGTGCCTGCCTACCTGCGTGGTGACGCGCTGCGGTTGCAGCAGGTGCTGCTGAACCTGCTGGGCAACGCGCTCAAGTTCACCCAGCAAGGCCATGTGCTGCTGCGGCTGGACTACCAGGACGGCTCGCTGGTGATGGAGGTCGAGGACACTGGCATTGGCATCGCAGCCCAGCACCTGGACCGCATCTTCGACCCCTTTGCGCAGGCCGATGCGTCCACCACCCGCCAGTTTGGTGGCACCGGGCTGGGCACCACCATCTCCCGCCAACTGGTCGAACTGATGGGCGGCACCATCGGCGTGCGCAGCACCCTGGGCGTGGGCACCACGTTCACCGTGCGCCTGCCCTTGCCCACCGGCCAGGCCACCGAGGCCGTGGCCACCCCCAGCCATGCGGCGCAATTGCCACCACTGCGCGTGCTGGCCGTGGACGACGTGCCCGCCAACATCGAACTGCTGCAAATCCAGCTCCACCGTGGCCGCCACCAGGTCACCGTGGCGCGTGACGGCGAAGAGGCTGTGCAGGCGTATGCACAGGGGCGCTTTGATGTGGTGCTGATGGACCTGCAAATGCCCGGCATGGACGGCCTGGAGGCCACGCGCCGCATCCGCACGTTTGAGCAGGCGCGGCGCCGCAAGCCTGTGCCGGTGATCGCCTTGTCGGCCAGCGTGCTGGAGCAAGACCGCCGCAACGCCCGCGCGGCGGGCATGGACGGCTTTGCCAGCAAGCCCCTGGAGCCCGCGCGGCTGTTCCGCGAGATCGCACGGGTGCTCAACCTGCAGCCCGATGCGGCCTCGGACTGGGGCGCACTGACCGCAGCGGCTGCGCTCAGCAGCCCTGCCGTGGCGCCTGCCCCCCAGGCGCAGGGCGTCATCGACTGGGAGCGCGGCACCCGCCTGTGGGGCCAGCGCGCGCTGCTGCGCGATGCCATTGCGCGCCTGGTGGGCGAGCACGAGGCCACCCCCGCAACACTGCAGGCCCTGGTGGCCCAACGCGACCTGGACAGCGCCCGGGCCCTGGCCCACCGCCTGCGCGGGGCCGCGGCCAACCTGGCGCTGGTGCCGCTGCAAACCTTGGCCCAGCGCATTGAGGAAGCTGCCCGCGCGCTGGACCGCACCGCCCTGGTCCCGCTGGTGGCCGCTCTGCCCGCCGCCATGCGGGCTGTGCAGCAGGCCCTGGCCAGCGAGGCCGATGCCGCCGCCGCACCCGCCCCCGGCGTGGGCCAGCACGCGCCGCTGGCGCCTGCGCAGCGCGCGCAGGCCCTGGCGGCGGCGCAGGCCTTGGCACAGGCTTTGGCACGATCGGAATTGGCCCAGCCGCCTTTGGACGTGCTGGCACAGCTGCTGCCCGGCGATGCCATGGAGCGGCTGCAGGAAGCGATCGATACTTTTGACTTTGACCAGGCGCTGGTGCAACTGCAGCAGCTGCGCACCCACTGGATCGACGAGCCCACGGAGACCCCCGCATGA
- a CDS encoding BON domain-containing protein, which yields MLALLALQGCQHVDTTTSWALVSPAPSAYLEDSVLTSRVKAALLLSPVQNSIYIGVDVRQGVVLLSGRVDDATQRDLAVFVAQSVRGVHKVDSFIFMPGVAYAAMDYGRPDEGLEAAQSTPDELPTLSSPLAADDAGGRPYSPTVSPMRALAYRVLGIGSIQDELLIKP from the coding sequence GTGCTGGCTTTGCTGGCCTTGCAGGGCTGCCAGCACGTGGACACCACCACCTCCTGGGCGCTGGTGAGTCCGGCGCCCAGCGCCTACCTGGAAGACAGCGTGCTGACCTCGCGCGTGAAGGCTGCGCTGCTGCTGTCGCCCGTGCAAAACAGCATCTACATCGGCGTGGATGTGCGCCAGGGCGTGGTGTTGCTCAGTGGCCGGGTGGACGATGCCACCCAGCGCGACCTGGCCGTGTTTGTGGCCCAAAGCGTGCGCGGCGTGCACAAGGTGGACAGCTTCATCTTCATGCCGGGCGTCGCCTACGCCGCGATGGACTATGGCAGGCCCGATGAAGGGTTGGAAGCCGCGCAGTCCACCCCTGACGAGCTGCCCACACTCAGCAGCCCGTTGGCTGCCGACGATGCTGGCGGACGGCCGTACAGTCCCACGGTCTCGCCCATGAGGGCCTTGGCCTACCGTGTTTTGGGTATCGGCAGCATCCAGGACGAGTTGCTCATCAAGCCTTGA
- a CDS encoding Crp/Fnr family transcriptional regulator: MQRWLPLLEPVDLSLGLVLYESGAHMPYVYFPTSAIVSLLYVLESGASAEIAVVGFEGVVGVSIFMGGGSTPSRAVVQSAGRGYRLSAQAIKAEFERSGPVMHLMLRYTQALITQMAQTAVCNRHHSLDQQLCRWLLLSLDRLPSSQLVMTQELIANMLGVRREGVTEAAMKLQKAGLISYARGHINVRNRPGLEARTCECYEVVKKEYDRLLPKGVAS; this comes from the coding sequence ATGCAACGCTGGCTGCCACTGCTGGAGCCTGTGGATTTGTCGCTCGGGCTGGTGCTGTACGAGTCCGGCGCGCACATGCCTTATGTGTACTTTCCCACCAGTGCCATCGTGTCGCTGCTGTATGTGCTGGAGAGCGGCGCATCGGCAGAGATTGCTGTGGTGGGCTTTGAAGGCGTGGTGGGCGTGTCGATTTTCATGGGCGGCGGCTCGACCCCTAGCCGGGCCGTGGTGCAAAGCGCCGGACGGGGCTACCGGCTCAGCGCCCAGGCCATCAAGGCGGAATTTGAGCGCTCGGGGCCCGTCATGCACCTGATGCTGCGTTACACCCAGGCCCTCATCACCCAGATGGCGCAAACCGCCGTGTGCAACCGCCACCACTCACTTGACCAGCAACTGTGCCGCTGGCTGCTGCTGAGCCTGGACCGGCTGCCAAGCAGCCAACTGGTGATGACGCAAGAGCTGATCGCCAACATGCTGGGCGTGCGCCGAGAAGGGGTGACCGAAGCTGCCATGAAGCTGCAAAAGGCAGGCCTCATCAGCTACGCCCGGGGGCACATCAACGTGCGCAACCGCCCTGGCCTAGAGGCACGCACTTGCGAGTGCTACGAGGTGGTGAAAAAAGAATACGACCGGCTGCTGCCCAAGGGAGTCGCCAGCTAG
- a CDS encoding GH36-type glycosyl hydrolase domain-containing protein — protein sequence MHPDRSGRRAGRGTAFFCEASVGAGEEERSNDSTDWTCDRSEFWDAQGRLVLPLQLGQRSGFGLDPCAALSRLVTLRPGASFARVYLLGYAATEAAARTLAQQAAGVAAAEREHATLAQWNALLGATQVRTPDPLLDVLVNRWLLYQTVSSRLYAKAGFYQAGGATGYRDQLQDAMALVWAQPGLLRSQIVLCASRQFEAGDVQHWWHAPGGAGVRTHFSDDLLWLPFACAHYLQHTADSELLGEQVPFLQGAEIPEGAEDVYETPHTSATTASIYEHAARAIDHSLNVGAHGLPLMGGGDWNDGMNRVGDGGQGESVWLGWFLCTITRAWIALARQQGDLARVQRWGDALAGWRAALATTAWDGDWYLRAFFDDGTPLGTHTRAEGRIDLIAQAWAVLSGEASQVRQHGAMLAVQTHLVDPGAGLIQLLEPPLVHAQPSAGYIQAYPPGVRENGGQYAHAGVWALMAAATLGVQDPRNAEAARVPYRYFTYLSPAHRAQHPVWGAQYGVEPYVMAADVYSQPPYVGRGGWSWYTGAAGWLHRAAVESILGLQMSAHELFVAPCMPHDWPSAEITLVRGPRTLRLLLVRVTSAMALYLLPPNAPAGARLLQAGEPLRWADLPGSACFVVPLYAPAMAPLASQDPRAPGAAPQPTPPRVDEAGSFSA from the coding sequence GTGCACCCAGACCGAAGCGGGCGCAGGGCTGGGCGGGGGACGGCGTTTTTCTGCGAAGCATCGGTTGGGGCGGGAGAGGAGGAGCGGTCCAACGACAGCACCGACTGGACCTGTGACCGCAGCGAGTTCTGGGATGCGCAGGGCCGCCTGGTGCTGCCGCTGCAACTGGGCCAGCGCAGCGGCTTTGGGCTGGACCCGTGCGCCGCGCTGTCCCGCCTGGTCACGCTGCGCCCGGGGGCCTCGTTTGCGCGGGTGTATCTGCTGGGCTATGCCGCCACCGAGGCCGCTGCCCGCACGCTCGCCCAGCAGGCCGCTGGCGTGGCTGCGGCCGAGCGCGAGCACGCCACCCTGGCGCAATGGAACGCCCTGCTGGGTGCCACCCAGGTGCGCACCCCTGACCCATTGCTCGATGTGCTGGTCAACCGCTGGCTGCTGTACCAGACCGTGTCATCGCGCCTGTACGCCAAGGCGGGCTTTTACCAGGCGGGCGGCGCCACGGGCTACCGCGACCAATTGCAAGATGCCATGGCCCTGGTCTGGGCGCAGCCCGGCCTGCTGCGCTCGCAGATCGTGCTGTGCGCATCGCGCCAGTTTGAGGCGGGCGACGTGCAGCACTGGTGGCACGCGCCGGGCGGCGCGGGCGTGCGCACGCACTTTTCCGACGACCTGCTGTGGCTGCCTTTTGCCTGCGCGCACTACCTGCAGCACACCGCAGACAGTGAGCTGCTAGGCGAGCAGGTGCCTTTTTTGCAAGGCGCCGAGATCCCCGAAGGGGCAGAAGATGTGTACGAAACCCCGCACACCAGCGCCACCACGGCCAGCATCTACGAGCATGCTGCCCGCGCCATCGATCACAGCCTGAACGTGGGCGCCCATGGCCTGCCGCTGATGGGGGGCGGCGACTGGAACGACGGCATGAACCGCGTGGGCGATGGCGGGCAGGGTGAATCGGTGTGGCTGGGCTGGTTCTTGTGCACCATCACCCGCGCCTGGATTGCGCTGGCCCGCCAGCAGGGCGACCTAGCCCGCGTGCAGCGTTGGGGCGATGCCCTGGCCGGCTGGCGTGCAGCGCTGGCCACCACCGCGTGGGACGGCGACTGGTACCTGCGCGCCTTTTTTGACGACGGCACCCCCCTGGGCACGCACACCCGGGCCGAGGGGCGCATTGACCTCATTGCACAGGCCTGGGCAGTGCTCTCTGGCGAGGCCAGCCAAGTGCGCCAGCATGGCGCCATGCTGGCCGTGCAGACGCACTTGGTTGACCCTGGTGCCGGGCTGATCCAGCTGCTGGAGCCGCCGCTGGTGCATGCACAGCCCAGCGCAGGCTACATCCAGGCCTACCCACCGGGCGTGCGCGAAAACGGGGGCCAGTACGCCCACGCAGGCGTGTGGGCGCTGATGGCCGCTGCCACACTGGGCGTGCAAGACCCCCGCAACGCTGAGGCAGCCCGGGTGCCCTACCGCTACTTCACCTACCTGAGCCCCGCCCACCGCGCGCAGCACCCCGTGTGGGGCGCGCAGTACGGGGTGGAGCCCTATGTGATGGCGGCAGATGTTTACAGCCAGCCACCGTATGTGGGGCGCGGCGGCTGGAGCTGGTACACCGGCGCCGCAGGCTGGCTGCACCGGGCGGCGGTGGAATCCATCCTGGGCCTGCAGATGAGCGCCCACGAGCTGTTTGTGGCGCCCTGCATGCCGCACGACTGGCCGAGCGCCGAAATCACCCTGGTGCGCGGCCCGCGCACCCTGCGGCTGCTGCTGGTGCGGGTGACGTCGGCCATGGCGCTGTACCTGCTGCCGCCCAACGCACCCGCTGGCGCGCGCCTGCTGCAGGCCGGCGAGCCCCTGCGCTGGGCCGACCTGCCCGGCAGCGCGTGCTTTGTAGTCCCCCTGTATGCCCCAGCCATGGCGCCCCTTGCCTCCCAGGATCCCCGCGCACCTGGCGCAGCCCCCCAGCCCACGCCCCCTCGGGTGGACGAAGCGGGGTCGTTTTCGGCCTAG
- a CDS encoding NAD(P)-binding protein codes for MQRRHFVTGAAASVASLSAASLLSGCQSPPPALEYAFAGIDMERGHALRDLLARGTLPEPAVVRRAQVIIAGGGVAGLAAARSLRLAGVHDFALLELEDTAGGNSRGGAVNGVACPLGAHYLPVPGDDAPEVQDLLEELGLRQRVAGRWEYGGEGGRHLCHSPQERLYFEHEWQEGLLPVQGVGESTLAQYRSFAQAVDAASRAARFTMPLFAALNTKTGLTPAHQALDAMTLEAWLQQQGLDDAHLRWYLDYCCRDDYGAGIARVSAWAGLHYFASRHGFHAPGEAVAEDREGVLTWPEGNGWLTQQLVAPLKAAGQLRTATSVLRIAETRRGVEVDAYNHQTGNVERWQAPRCVVALPVFVAARVVQSPPAFLAQAAQRLQWAPWAVTNIHLNAPLTDRPGAAPAWDNVIYGDTNPGGLGYVDASHQKLDPRPGPTVLTCYQALGDVADARQQLATHNAEHWGRAALASLAGPHPDVLQRATRVQVTRYGHAMSIPVPGVQQFLSQIGLQGAQGKRKLLLNGERQRPIPTPATARLAFAHSDWSGYSVFEEAFTRGHAAGLWQG; via the coding sequence ATGCAACGACGCCACTTTGTGACCGGGGCTGCGGCCTCGGTGGCCAGCCTGTCTGCAGCCTCGCTGCTTAGCGGCTGCCAGAGCCCGCCGCCCGCGCTGGAATACGCCTTTGCAGGCATCGACATGGAGCGTGGCCACGCGCTGCGCGACCTGCTGGCCCGGGGCACCTTGCCAGAGCCCGCCGTGGTGCGCCGTGCCCAGGTCATCATCGCCGGGGGCGGTGTGGCGGGGCTGGCCGCCGCGCGCAGCCTGCGCCTGGCCGGGGTGCACGACTTTGCCCTGCTGGAGCTGGAAGACACCGCAGGCGGCAACAGCCGGGGCGGCGCCGTCAACGGCGTGGCCTGCCCCCTGGGCGCGCACTACCTGCCCGTGCCCGGCGACGATGCGCCCGAGGTGCAAGACCTGCTCGAAGAACTGGGCCTGCGCCAGCGCGTGGCCGGGCGCTGGGAATACGGCGGCGAGGGCGGCCGCCACCTGTGCCACAGCCCGCAAGAGCGCCTGTACTTCGAGCACGAGTGGCAAGAAGGCCTGCTGCCCGTGCAAGGCGTGGGCGAATCCACCCTGGCCCAATACCGCAGCTTTGCCCAGGCGGTAGACGCCGCCAGCCGCGCCGCCCGCTTCACCATGCCGCTGTTTGCCGCATTGAATACAAAAACCGGCCTGACGCCCGCCCATCAAGCGCTAGACGCTATGACTTTGGAAGCATGGCTGCAGCAGCAAGGCCTGGACGATGCGCACCTGCGCTGGTACCTGGACTACTGCTGCCGCGACGACTACGGCGCAGGCATCGCCCGCGTGTCGGCCTGGGCCGGGCTGCACTACTTTGCCAGCCGCCACGGCTTTCACGCACCCGGCGAGGCCGTGGCCGAAGACCGCGAAGGCGTGCTCACCTGGCCTGAGGGCAATGGCTGGCTCACCCAGCAGCTCGTCGCACCGCTGAAGGCGGCAGGCCAGCTGCGCACCGCCACCAGCGTGCTGCGCATTGCCGAAACCCGGCGTGGCGTGGAGGTGGACGCCTACAACCACCAGACGGGCAACGTAGAGCGCTGGCAGGCGCCGCGCTGCGTGGTGGCGCTGCCCGTGTTCGTGGCCGCCCGCGTGGTGCAAAGCCCCCCCGCGTTTTTGGCGCAAGCCGCCCAGCGCCTGCAGTGGGCGCCTTGGGCCGTGACCAACATCCACCTGAATGCGCCGCTGACCGACCGCCCCGGCGCCGCCCCGGCGTGGGACAACGTCATCTACGGCGACACCAACCCCGGTGGCCTGGGCTACGTCGATGCCTCCCACCAAAAGCTCGATCCCCGCCCCGGCCCCACCGTGCTCACCTGCTACCAGGCCCTGGGCGACGTGGCCGATGCGCGCCAGCAACTGGCCACCCACAACGCCGAACATTGGGGCAGGGCGGCCCTGGCGTCGCTGGCGGGCCCGCACCCCGACGTGCTGCAGCGCGCCACCCGCGTGCAGGTCACCCGCTACGGGCATGCCATGTCCATCCCCGTGCCGGGGGTACAGCAGTTTTTAAGCCAAATCGGGCTGCAGGGCGCACAGGGTAAGCGCAAGCTGCTATTGAATGGAGAGCGCCAGCGCCCCATCCCCACCCCGGCCACCGCGCGGCTGGCCTTTGCGCACAGCGACTGGTCGGGCTACTCGGTGTTTGAAGAGGCTTTTACGCGGGGGCACGCGGCGGGGCTGTGGCAGGGATGA
- a CDS encoding two-component system response regulator, whose amino-acid sequence MNQAPDQRPRLLLVDDEPTNLQVLRHVLQADYRLLFATDGERALQVAREQQPDLVLLDIMMPHMDGYAVCHALKADAATAHIPVIFITALSDSQDETAGFDAGAVDYITKPVSPPVVRARVRTHLSLVRMDELRQTRLQIVQRLGRAAEYKDNETGLHVIRMSHFAQRLALAAGCSPAWAEDLLNAAPMHDVGKIGIPDAVLRKPGPLDASEWDTMRRHPEIGAEIIGQHPSGVLQLAREIALAHHEKWDGSGYPNGLAGEAIPLSARIVAVADVFDALTTRRPYKEPWPVQEAMDHITAQAGKHFDPALVALFIPLLPQLLEIRAQWAD is encoded by the coding sequence ATGAACCAGGCCCCTGACCAGCGCCCCCGTCTGCTGCTGGTGGACGACGAGCCCACCAACCTGCAGGTGCTGCGCCATGTGTTGCAGGCCGACTACCGCCTGCTGTTTGCCACCGACGGCGAGCGCGCACTGCAGGTGGCGCGCGAGCAGCAGCCCGACCTGGTGCTGCTGGACATCATGATGCCCCACATGGACGGCTACGCCGTGTGCCACGCCCTCAAGGCCGACGCCGCCACCGCCCACATTCCCGTGATCTTCATCACCGCGCTGAGCGACAGCCAGGACGAGACGGCGGGCTTTGACGCGGGGGCGGTGGACTACATCACCAAGCCCGTCAGCCCGCCCGTGGTGCGCGCACGGGTGCGCACGCATTTGTCGCTGGTGCGCATGGACGAGCTGCGCCAGACCCGCCTGCAGATCGTGCAGCGCCTGGGCCGCGCGGCCGAATACAAGGACAACGAGACCGGCCTGCACGTCATCCGCATGAGCCACTTTGCCCAGCGGCTGGCGCTGGCGGCGGGCTGCAGCCCCGCCTGGGCCGAAGACCTACTCAACGCCGCGCCCATGCACGACGTAGGCAAGATCGGCATCCCCGACGCCGTGCTGCGCAAGCCCGGCCCGCTGGACGCCAGCGAGTGGGACACCATGCGCCGCCACCCCGAGATCGGGGCCGAGATCATTGGCCAGCACCCCTCAGGCGTGCTGCAACTGGCCCGCGAAATCGCCCTGGCCCACCACGAAAAATGGGACGGCAGTGGCTACCCCAACGGCCTGGCGGGCGAGGCGATTCCGCTGTCGGCCCGCATCGTGGCCGTGGCCGATGTGTTTGACGCCCTCACCACCCGCCGCCCCTACAAAGAGCCCTGGCCCGTGCAAGAGGCCATGGACCACATCACCGCCCAGGCGGGCAAGCACTTTGACCCGGCCCTGGTGGCGCTGTTCATCCCGCTGCTGCCCCAGCTGCTGGAGATCCGCGCCCAGTGGGCCGACTGA